TGTTGCAGCTGCAGCCCTTGGTCAGTCAGTGGCGGATAGCACTTACCTCAAGAGTGGTAATGCGTCAATGAAGCTAGCGATAAAAGCAAGGCGTAATTCATTACTTCGAATGAAGCTGCTCCCCGGCCTGCTGGCTGACGAAGGGGGTGGGAAGTATAAGATGAAGATAAAACAAAATAACCGCTTCTAAATATGGTGGTAAGAATGGATCAAACAAGACACCAAAGGATTGCTAAACGGCTTGCTGATTTGATGGAAACATCTGGCATCCAACTCAAGCGGTTAAAGTTGGCAGCACAGGAATCCAAAGCCTACGCCGAAACCGTCTTGGAGACGGTGCGGGAACCCTTTGTAGTCCTCGATAGGGACCTACGCGTGGTATCGGCGAATCAGTCTTTTTACCAGACATTCCAGGTTCCACCGGAGGAGGTGGATGGCCACCTCATCTACGAGATGGGCAACGACCAGTGGGACATTCCCCGGTTGCGGGTGCTGCTGGAGGAGGTGCTCCCGAGGGACACCCTGGTCCAGGACTTTGAGGTGAACCACGAGTTTCCGACGATCGGGCGTAGGGCGATGCTGCTCAATGCCCATCGCATCTCTCGGAATAACGAGGCAACCGCTTTTATTCTCCTCGCCTTTGAGGATATCACCGAGCGCCATCGGGCCGAGGAGGAGCATGGAAAGGTCCGCGAGACCCTGGAAAGTCAGCTCCAGAATCGGACCGATGAACTGAAGGCGGCCCATGAGCAACTGAAGGGTGAGGTCAC
The sequence above is drawn from the Nitrospinota bacterium genome and encodes:
- a CDS encoding PAS domain-containing protein, with the translated sequence MDQTRHQRIAKRLADLMETSGIQLKRLKLAAQESKAYAETVLETVREPFVVLDRDLRVVSANQSFYQTFQVPPEEVDGHLIYEMGNDQWDIPRLRVLLEEVLPRDTLVQDFEVNHEFPTIGRRAMLLNAHRISRNNEATAFILLAFEDITERHRAEEEHGKVRETLESQLQNRTDELKAAHEQLKGEVTERHRAEEEHGKVRETLESQLQNRTDELKAAHEQLKGEVTERHRAEEEHGKVRETLESQLQNRTDELKAAHEQLKSEVNER